One genomic segment of Aquipluma nitroreducens includes these proteins:
- a CDS encoding bacteriohemerythrin, whose product MFEWDENYSVGIQSIDNQHKELFRHLNNLLEAMKQGQANAIITQTISEIERYAITHFQKEEFFFQRFNFQGSAEHIKEHQDFREKVSSFKAELRTGEVTLTIELLYFLKDWIDHHILDIDKQYSECFRQNGLK is encoded by the coding sequence ATGTTTGAATGGGACGAAAATTACAGTGTTGGTATACAGTCTATTGATAATCAACACAAAGAATTATTCAGGCATCTAAACAATTTGCTTGAGGCCATGAAACAAGGGCAGGCCAATGCTATTATAACTCAAACTATTTCTGAAATAGAAAGATATGCTATAACTCATTTTCAGAAAGAAGAGTTTTTCTTTCAACGATTTAACTTTCAGGGTTCTGCCGAACACATTAAGGAACATCAGGATTTTAGGGAAAAGGTTTCGTCCTTTAAGGCTGAATTAAGAACCGGCGAAGTTACCCTGACGATCGAATTATTGTACTTTCTGAAAGATTGGATTGATCATCACATTTTGGATATTGATAAACAGTACTCTGAGTGTTTCAGACAAAATGGATTAAAGTAA
- the metA gene encoding homoserine O-acetyltransferase MetA — protein MPINVPDQLPAIELLQKENIFIMDESRAAHQDIRPLKVIIVNLMPIKITTETDLIRLLSNTPLQVEIDFLRMKGHESKNTSDVHMKAFYKTFDELKSKNYDGMIFTGAPVELLPFEEVTYWKELTEIFDWSKSHVTSSLFICWAAQAGLFHFYGVPKYPLEKKMFGVFKHRNLNDTLPIFRGFDDEYFVPHSRHTEVLEKDIQKVIELNIVSKSEESGVNMVMTYDGRQFFVTGHSEYSRYTLDTEYKRDLKKKLPIEIPVNYYPDNNPENEPLMRWRGHANLLISNWLNYYVYQQTPYILDNLCFDI, from the coding sequence ATGCCAATTAATGTTCCAGATCAATTACCAGCAATTGAACTTCTTCAGAAAGAGAATATTTTCATCATGGACGAATCGCGTGCAGCGCATCAGGATATTCGTCCACTAAAAGTCATTATTGTCAATCTGATGCCTATTAAAATAACAACCGAAACAGATTTGATCCGGTTATTATCAAATACTCCGCTTCAGGTTGAAATTGATTTTCTCCGGATGAAAGGTCATGAGTCAAAAAACACGTCGGATGTCCACATGAAGGCGTTCTACAAGACCTTTGATGAGCTGAAATCGAAAAATTATGACGGAATGATTTTTACCGGCGCTCCTGTTGAATTACTTCCTTTTGAAGAAGTTACTTACTGGAAAGAGCTGACCGAGATTTTTGATTGGTCGAAATCGCATGTAACCTCATCGCTGTTTATTTGCTGGGCTGCACAGGCCGGATTGTTCCATTTCTATGGTGTCCCGAAGTATCCTTTGGAGAAAAAGATGTTTGGAGTCTTTAAGCACCGTAATTTAAATGATACCCTGCCTATTTTCAGAGGTTTTGATGATGAATACTTTGTTCCCCATTCACGTCACACCGAAGTTTTGGAAAAAGACATTCAGAAAGTAATTGAATTGAATATCGTTTCGAAATCGGAAGAGTCTGGCGTAAATATGGTCATGACTTATGATGGCCGGCAATTCTTTGTGACCGGACATTCCGAGTATTCGAGATACACGTTGGATACCGAATACAAACGCGATTTAAAGAAAAAATTGCCAATTGAAATTCCTGTCAACTACTATCCGGACAACAATCCTGAAAACGAACCGTTGATGCGTTGGAGAGGACATGCTAATTTGTTAATTTCCAATTGGCTAAATTATTACGTTTATCAGCAAACTCCTTACATCCTTGATAATTTATGCTTTGATATTTAA
- a CDS encoding O-acetylhomoserine aminocarboxypropyltransferase/cysteine synthase family protein: protein MTERKLHFETLQLHAGQQVDPTTNSRAVPIYQTSSYVFNNAEHAANLFGLKEFGNIYTRIMNPTTDVFEQRIAALEGGVAALGVASGHSAQFLTFTNIMGIGDNFVSSPYLYGGSYNQFTVTFKKLGIEARLAADLTIEAFEKLIDENTKAIYLESIGNPGYVVPDFDAFGALAKKYDIPFIVDNTFGAGGYLICPIEHGANIVVESATKWIGGHGTSIGGVIVDAGNFNWGNGKFPGFTEPSEGYHGLKYWDIFNSDGPFGNIAFIIKARVEGLRDIGPSQSPFNSFLLLQGLETLSLRMERHIQNTLALAKWLEKHPKVASVNYPGLEGNPSYALAQKYLTKGAGGMLSFEVKGDKDAAIKVVDSLKLVSHLANVGDAKTLIIQPSATTHQQLSDEAQLAAGVFPSSLRVSVGLEHIEDIIADFEQALSQIA from the coding sequence ATGACTGAAAGAAAATTACATTTTGAAACACTGCAATTGCATGCAGGGCAGCAAGTTGATCCAACGACAAATTCGCGTGCTGTTCCAATTTACCAAACTTCGTCGTACGTATTTAACAATGCCGAACATGCTGCAAATCTGTTTGGATTGAAAGAATTCGGAAACATTTATACCCGAATCATGAATCCGACAACCGATGTATTTGAGCAGCGAATTGCTGCGCTCGAAGGCGGGGTTGCCGCATTGGGAGTAGCTTCGGGCCATTCGGCGCAGTTTTTAACCTTTACCAACATCATGGGCATTGGCGATAATTTCGTTAGTTCGCCTTATTTGTATGGAGGTTCGTACAATCAGTTTACGGTAACTTTCAAAAAATTGGGTATTGAAGCACGTTTAGCTGCAGACCTTACCATTGAAGCTTTTGAAAAGCTTATTGACGAAAACACCAAAGCCATTTATTTGGAAAGTATTGGAAATCCCGGATATGTAGTTCCCGACTTTGATGCTTTTGGCGCGTTGGCTAAGAAATACGATATTCCGTTTATTGTTGACAATACATTTGGAGCTGGAGGTTACCTTATTTGCCCGATTGAACACGGCGCTAATATTGTGGTCGAATCTGCAACTAAATGGATTGGTGGTCACGGAACCAGTATTGGCGGCGTGATTGTTGATGCTGGTAATTTCAATTGGGGAAATGGCAAGTTTCCTGGTTTTACTGAACCTTCAGAAGGTTATCATGGTCTGAAATATTGGGATATCTTCAATTCTGACGGACCATTTGGCAACATTGCATTCATCATCAAAGCTCGAGTTGAAGGGTTGAGGGATATTGGCCCTTCACAAAGTCCGTTCAATTCGTTCTTACTGCTTCAGGGGCTTGAAACTCTTTCTCTTCGGATGGAACGTCACATTCAAAATACGCTGGCTCTGGCCAAATGGCTCGAAAAACATCCGAAAGTAGCAAGCGTTAATTATCCGGGACTTGAAGGCAACCCTTCGTATGCCTTAGCTCAAAAATATTTGACAAAAGGCGCAGGCGGAATGCTTTCATTTGAAGTGAAAGGTGATAAAGATGCAGCAATTAAGGTTGTTGACAGTCTGAAATTAGTAAGCCATTTGGCAAATGTTGGTGATGCCAAAACGCTGATCATACAACCTTCAGCCACAACGCATCAGCAACTTTCAGATGAAGCACAACTTGCGGCTGGAGTATTCCCAAGCTCATTGCGTGTTTCTGTAGGTCTTGAACACATCGAGGACATTATTGCCGATTTCGAACAGGCCTTGAGTCAAATTGCTTAA
- a CDS encoding aspartate kinase produces MSNCVVRFGGSSLSKFPVLEAFASLLSESENDETVVVSAVPEILEILEQGIESLIINSVTSDFIIDQIQNQVNERLNVFHPSRSDENLINELKNLQNLLKGIEFTGDFSLSLKDQVISYSERISACILHLFLSESQVSSNLLFPENIGLIVTKEYGNATILYEESAKLLSLLPKGINLIPGSYGITSGGKVARLGKRSADYSAAGITRLIGADSLQLWELDAEFRTSDAAFVPDSQLISRLTYAEASELSYFSEQSIHPRIVEPLISNHIPVHVYRLKNKGKELTTIINSESFVTPNVVKSVVHTEEIAVLKLNGPGVGFKPGILAKVTTAFHQSAINIRSVITSQVSINIILNKNEIEKARQICSQLPLTSVSEIVIEDQVSLIAVVGHGMQQHHGVSAKLFTAVAQHKINVLLSGSGASDLVSYLIVDQKDTQKAITEIHNIFFKSIF; encoded by the coding sequence ATGTCAAATTGTGTCGTACGATTTGGCGGAAGCAGTTTATCTAAATTTCCTGTTCTTGAGGCTTTCGCGAGTCTTCTATCCGAATCAGAAAATGACGAAACTGTTGTTGTTTCCGCCGTTCCAGAAATACTAGAAATCCTTGAACAGGGCATCGAATCACTAATTATCAATTCAGTTACTTCCGATTTCATAATTGATCAGATCCAGAATCAAGTAAATGAGCGATTGAATGTTTTTCATCCATCCAGATCCGATGAGAATTTGATTAATGAATTGAAAAACCTTCAGAATTTACTGAAAGGAATTGAGTTTACAGGCGATTTCTCTTTATCATTGAAAGATCAGGTAATTAGTTACTCCGAGCGTATTTCAGCATGCATTTTGCATCTGTTTCTGAGCGAAAGCCAAGTCAGTTCAAACCTCCTTTTTCCTGAGAATATTGGGTTAATTGTGACTAAAGAATACGGAAACGCTACTATTTTGTATGAAGAATCAGCCAAGCTTCTCTCTTTGCTGCCAAAAGGTATAAATCTGATTCCCGGTTCATACGGAATTACTTCAGGAGGAAAAGTGGCCAGATTGGGCAAACGATCGGCTGACTATTCTGCGGCTGGAATTACCCGACTGATTGGCGCTGATTCTCTCCAACTTTGGGAACTCGATGCAGAGTTTAGAACTTCGGATGCTGCTTTTGTTCCTGATTCACAGCTTATTTCACGGCTGACTTATGCTGAAGCTTCAGAATTATCTTATTTCAGTGAGCAATCCATTCATCCGCGAATTGTCGAACCGTTAATCAGCAATCATATACCGGTTCATGTTTATCGTCTGAAAAACAAAGGAAAAGAGTTGACTACCATTATCAATTCTGAATCGTTTGTTACGCCCAATGTGGTTAAAAGTGTGGTTCATACCGAAGAAATTGCCGTATTGAAACTTAATGGTCCTGGCGTTGGTTTTAAACCCGGAATTTTGGCTAAAGTAACAACGGCATTTCATCAATCGGCAATTAACATTCGATCCGTAATTACCTCACAGGTGAGCATTAATATCATCCTGAATAAGAATGAAATTGAGAAAGCCAGGCAAATTTGTAGTCAATTACCGCTCACTTCGGTAAGCGAAATTGTTATTGAAGATCAGGTTTCGCTAATCGCAGTTGTTGGTCACGGCATGCAGCAACACCATGGTGTTTCTGCCAAGTTGTTTACGGCAGTTGCTCAGCACAAAATCAATGTACTGCTGAGTGGTTCTGGCGCTTCTGATTTAGTGAGTTATCTGATTGTTGATCAAAAGGATACTCAGAAAGCAATTACAGAAATTCACAATATATTTTTTAAATCGATTTTTTAA
- a CDS encoding TatD family hydrolase, producing the protein MQLINLHTHLADKTGNPQIVNVFAQELTHNQPDFLFSAGLHPWHIGKVNVEECFEAIDRASAQKNMLAVGECGLDRLIEIDFALQEWCFKRQVLIANNRRKPLIIHCVRAYSDLIKYKKENKSDLPWIIHGYRGNWETTSSLNKHDFYFSVGEQLLKDESKHDIFRSIPIERLFLETDDRNISIDEIYSLATQILKIDENELAQIIASNFKTIFGEDHL; encoded by the coding sequence ATGCAACTAATCAATCTACATACTCATTTAGCCGATAAAACGGGGAATCCTCAGATCGTGAATGTTTTTGCTCAGGAGTTAACTCACAATCAACCGGATTTTCTTTTTTCGGCTGGACTCCATCCATGGCACATCGGAAAAGTAAATGTGGAGGAATGTTTTGAGGCAATTGATCGCGCATCAGCTCAGAAAAATATGCTTGCTGTTGGCGAATGCGGCCTTGATCGATTGATAGAGATAGACTTCGCATTACAGGAATGGTGCTTTAAACGACAAGTACTGATTGCAAATAATCGTCGTAAACCATTGATTATTCATTGTGTACGGGCATATTCAGATTTGATAAAATATAAAAAAGAAAATAAATCTGATTTACCATGGATCATTCATGGTTATCGAGGCAATTGGGAGACTACTTCGAGCTTGAACAAGCATGATTTTTACTTTTCGGTTGGTGAACAACTTCTCAAAGATGAATCAAAACATGACATTTTTCGATCAATTCCCATTGAACGTTTGTTTTTGGAAACCGATGATCGTAACATTTCAATTGACGAAATTTATTCATTAGCAACGCAAATTCTAAAGATCGATGAGAACGAGTTGGCACAAATAATTGCCAGTAACTTCAAAACTATTTTTGGAGAAGACCATCTTTAA
- a CDS encoding threonyl-tRNA synthetase editing domain-containing protein yields MKVLCMFVDEFSYFPQQKNLEDTEEVLDGKQFSKAILSFIQVEQTDEENDLKSREKKLVNHLKWVARKNETNSVILHSFAHLSESKASPEFTKELFNEAEKRLLNAGYSVAQTPFGYFLDLNIKAPGVSQARIWASL; encoded by the coding sequence GTGAAAGTATTGTGTATGTTCGTTGACGAGTTTAGTTATTTTCCACAGCAGAAAAACCTGGAAGATACTGAAGAAGTTCTGGATGGGAAGCAATTTTCAAAAGCGATTCTGTCGTTTATTCAGGTTGAACAAACAGATGAGGAAAATGATCTTAAGTCTCGTGAAAAAAAGCTTGTTAACCACTTGAAATGGGTTGCCAGAAAGAATGAAACCAATTCGGTTATTCTTCATTCTTTTGCACATTTATCCGAGTCAAAAGCCTCTCCTGAATTTACGAAAGAATTATTTAACGAGGCTGAAAAAAGGCTTTTGAATGCCGGGTATTCGGTTGCGCAAACCCCGTTTGGATATTTTCTTGACTTAAACATTAAAGCGCCGGGTGTTTCACAGGCTAGAATATGGGCAAGCTTATAA
- a CDS encoding T9SS type A sorting domain-containing protein, with product MNLKTAFQTIVILLLVMPIVVTGQISRGGTPIQIQKLKSYSSNTTDLVVMPAVDNVKMRGLYSRTDQNKLKPFRFAYSFDVSLNLNNSGTWYNTTQVNVWQLRIRSTGAYSLNLIFDQFNLPENARLFLISENTGEIKGAYTSDNNSESRMFAVEPIEGDELLIQYEEPVNVPFRGELQIAKVAHDYVGIVTKDHRPLGISGSCNVNVNCDIANGTENVRDGICRIIIDGSELCTGTMLNNTSKDGAPYVLTAFHCFQTSNNSKPSQSQMEKMAQSALFLFNYESPYCGTIDGDVSHSLSGSTVKASFDSLDFALVRLNNTPTANYRPYLLGWNRKNIAPSSSISIHHPLGDIKKISIDNDPAITAKFNSSYLTNGFWKVLRWDYGVTEEGSSGGPLLDQNKQLIGSLTGGSASCPPGLPTNDYFEKFALAWDYRTESSKQLKIWLDPINSNVEKLDGMALNPPETHCSAVTNFKETDTHSIIKIPDVIIKKGYYSGSNSAGFTEFAEQFKFSKSCELSGISLGIAKVKLATANSTSYISVRVYEGTDKPERLLVDNDKFYLKNFYGDAMNYLSFANPVKTTGNFFVSYDISKINAGDSLVVYMANRKSDVTNSFFLKNNSAWSTYNSLNLEGNGSALLSELIACNINDTASVDTTKSSLLEARFYPNPLSGNTTLHIETIETIDTPEDIAVYDLLGKKQNVTFTQTGLNKMSLNFNGKRAGIYFIHLQSGGKKIIGKVAYLP from the coding sequence ATGAACTTGAAAACGGCTTTCCAAACTATTGTAATTCTTCTGTTGGTAATGCCAATTGTGGTAACCGGACAAATATCCAGAGGTGGAACTCCAATTCAAATCCAGAAGTTAAAATCATATTCTTCCAATACTACTGATTTGGTTGTCATGCCAGCTGTTGATAATGTAAAAATGAGAGGATTATACAGCAGGACTGATCAAAATAAATTGAAACCATTTCGCTTTGCTTATTCCTTCGATGTATCGTTAAACCTTAATAATTCAGGAACATGGTACAATACAACACAGGTAAATGTATGGCAATTACGCATTCGTTCAACCGGTGCGTACTCACTAAACCTGATTTTTGATCAGTTTAATTTGCCTGAAAATGCACGACTTTTCCTGATCAGTGAGAACACCGGTGAAATAAAAGGGGCTTATACTTCCGACAATAATTCAGAAAGCCGGATGTTTGCTGTGGAACCGATCGAAGGCGATGAACTGCTTATTCAATATGAAGAACCTGTTAATGTCCCTTTTCGTGGAGAACTGCAAATTGCAAAGGTCGCCCACGATTATGTTGGTATTGTAACCAAAGATCATCGGCCCTTAGGTATTTCAGGCTCTTGCAATGTGAATGTGAACTGTGATATCGCCAACGGAACAGAAAATGTGCGCGATGGAATTTGTCGAATTATCATAGATGGGAGCGAACTTTGCACTGGAACTATGTTAAATAATACATCAAAGGATGGCGCTCCCTATGTCCTTACGGCTTTTCACTGTTTCCAAACCTCAAATAATTCAAAGCCATCGCAATCACAAATGGAAAAAATGGCACAGTCTGCTTTATTTCTGTTTAATTACGAATCGCCTTACTGCGGCACCATTGATGGCGATGTTAGCCATTCATTATCTGGAAGTACGGTCAAAGCATCATTCGATAGTCTCGATTTTGCTTTGGTTCGCCTCAATAACACGCCAACAGCTAATTACCGTCCTTATTTATTGGGTTGGAATCGGAAAAACATAGCGCCAAGCTCATCCATTTCTATTCACCACCCATTAGGCGATATCAAGAAAATTTCGATTGACAATGATCCTGCGATAACCGCAAAATTCAACAGTAGTTATCTGACAAATGGATTCTGGAAAGTTCTGCGGTGGGACTATGGAGTTACTGAAGAAGGTTCTTCCGGCGGTCCGCTTCTGGATCAAAACAAGCAATTAATTGGCTCGTTAACAGGAGGGTCAGCGAGTTGCCCACCTGGATTGCCCACCAATGATTATTTCGAAAAATTTGCTCTAGCCTGGGATTACAGAACGGAAAGCAGTAAACAGTTAAAAATCTGGCTCGATCCGATAAATTCGAATGTTGAGAAACTTGACGGAATGGCTTTAAATCCGCCAGAGACACATTGCAGTGCCGTTACCAATTTTAAAGAAACTGATACTCACTCAATTATTAAGATACCCGATGTAATAATTAAAAAGGGTTATTATAGTGGCTCAAATTCGGCGGGATTCACTGAATTTGCCGAACAATTTAAGTTCTCTAAAAGCTGTGAGTTATCGGGCATTTCGCTAGGTATCGCAAAAGTAAAATTGGCTACAGCAAACTCTACATCCTATATCAGTGTCAGAGTTTATGAAGGAACAGATAAGCCTGAACGATTATTGGTAGATAATGACAAATTCTATCTCAAGAATTTTTACGGAGATGCAATGAATTATCTTTCTTTCGCTAATCCGGTAAAAACAACCGGGAACTTTTTTGTTTCCTACGACATTTCTAAAATAAATGCAGGCGATTCGTTGGTTGTATACATGGCAAACCGGAAATCGGATGTAACAAATAGTTTTTTCCTCAAAAATAACTCAGCATGGTCAACATACAATTCACTGAACCTGGAAGGAAATGGTTCCGCATTACTTTCCGAACTGATAGCCTGTAATATTAATGACACGGCTTCTGTTGATACAACAAAGTCTAGCTTACTTGAAGCACGTTTCTATCCCAATCCACTCTCCGGAAATACAACTTTACATATTGAAACAATTGAAACGATTGATACCCCGGAAGACATTGCAGTTTACGATCTGCTTGGAAAAAAGCAAAATGTAACATTCACACAAACGGGATTAAATAAAATGAGTTTGAATTTCAATGGCAAAAGAGCCGGGATATATTTTATACATCTACAATCGGGTGGCAAAAAGATTATCGGCAAAGTGGCCTATCTTCCTTAA
- a CDS encoding PI-PLC domain-containing protein — translation MKKIILFGVLFLLTVQFSFSQKNAKPIISSYNFSGQTELWESIGSGILNYQADVMYIYGKIYVTPLMPDSANHKLPTLTEAYLYPLYNQFKKNKDEIIPGYSGDIFLILNFTTQPVQIYKQLANEMRPFSDMLTYNIDGTAHQGKLRILIKDKEQLNKINRIKPSFLGLVGNLKDIDQNIDPNKMPLIEVDFNELTAWKGIGNIPFEDFTKIKALVDKVHAQKKKISIANCPSYKTVADLIQTSKADFMTTSEATRMAGFFDTNK, via the coding sequence ATGAAGAAGATTATACTTTTTGGTGTTTTATTTTTACTTACGGTTCAGTTCTCGTTTTCGCAAAAAAATGCCAAACCGATCATTTCATCGTACAATTTTAGCGGTCAAACCGAACTATGGGAATCAATTGGCAGCGGGATCCTTAATTATCAGGCTGATGTGATGTATATCTACGGAAAAATCTATGTTACGCCGCTTATGCCCGACAGCGCTAACCACAAATTGCCAACTTTAACAGAAGCATACCTCTACCCTCTTTACAATCAGTTTAAAAAGAATAAGGATGAAATTATTCCGGGATATTCCGGAGATATTTTTCTCATCCTAAATTTCACAACTCAACCCGTGCAGATCTATAAACAGCTTGCCAATGAAATGCGTCCTTTTTCAGATATGTTGACATATAATATCGATGGAACAGCACATCAGGGGAAATTACGCATTTTGATTAAAGACAAGGAGCAACTCAACAAAATAAACCGCATTAAGCCAAGCTTTCTGGGTTTGGTAGGCAATTTAAAAGATATTGACCAAAATATCGACCCGAATAAAATGCCGTTGATTGAAGTCGATTTCAACGAATTAACGGCATGGAAAGGAATCGGAAATATACCTTTTGAAGACTTCACAAAGATTAAAGCCTTAGTTGATAAGGTACATGCGCAAAAAAAGAAGATTAGTATTGCTAATTGTCCATCGTATAAAACTGTGGCCGATCTGATTCAAACCTCGAAGGCCGATTTTATGACCACATCAGAAGCGACGCGAATGGCAGGTTTTTTTGATACAAATAAATAA
- a CDS encoding pyridoxal phosphate-dependent aminotransferase — translation MISEKAKNITPFIVMEVLERASVLEKEGKNIIHLEVGEPDFNVPACVLKASETAMKQGRTHYTHSLGDPELRQEICNTYLKNYGVHISPEQVIVTSGTSPAILMVLFALCNPDDEIILSDPGYACYPNFISLSGAKMVKVPVYEEDGFQYRPENICSAITERTKAIMINSPMNPTGNLLSPKTLKSIAGFSPYIISDEIYHGLVYEDQAHSILEFTKRAFVLNGFSKLYAMTGLRLGYVIVPDEFVRPIQKLQQNLYICASSVAQRAGIAALREADADVEHMKNIYNERRKFMISRLRELGFRITVEPTGAFYVFVNAQHLSTDSYKLAFDILEKAHVGVTPGIDFGENGEGYLRFSYANSLENIIEGLNRLEKYIQEFKGL, via the coding sequence ATGATTTCTGAAAAGGCCAAAAATATAACTCCTTTTATCGTTATGGAAGTTCTTGAACGAGCTTCCGTTTTGGAAAAAGAAGGTAAAAACATTATTCATTTAGAAGTTGGAGAACCCGATTTTAATGTTCCGGCATGTGTGTTAAAGGCCAGCGAAACTGCCATGAAGCAAGGCCGGACACATTATACGCACAGCCTGGGTGATCCGGAATTGCGACAAGAGATTTGCAACACTTACCTGAAGAACTATGGCGTTCATATTTCTCCGGAACAAGTTATTGTTACTTCTGGAACATCGCCTGCCATTTTGATGGTACTTTTCGCACTTTGCAATCCTGATGACGAAATTATCCTTTCCGACCCGGGATATGCCTGTTATCCAAATTTCATCAGCCTTTCCGGAGCAAAAATGGTAAAAGTACCGGTTTACGAAGAAGATGGGTTTCAATACCGGCCTGAGAATATTTGCTCAGCAATTACCGAACGCACCAAAGCGATCATGATTAACAGCCCAATGAATCCAACCGGGAACCTGCTTTCTCCGAAAACGTTAAAATCAATCGCCGGATTTTCACCCTATATTATTTCAGACGAAATTTACCACGGACTGGTTTACGAAGATCAGGCTCATTCCATTCTGGAGTTTACCAAACGTGCTTTTGTGCTGAATGGATTTTCGAAACTGTATGCCATGACCGGACTTCGGCTGGGCTATGTAATTGTTCCTGATGAATTTGTCCGTCCAATCCAAAAACTTCAGCAAAATCTGTACATCTGTGCCAGCTCGGTTGCCCAGCGCGCCGGTATCGCTGCTCTTCGCGAGGCAGATGCCGATGTTGAGCACATGAAAAACATTTACAACGAACGACGTAAATTCATGATTAGCCGGCTTCGCGAATTGGGATTCAGGATTACCGTTGAGCCAACTGGGGCATTCTATGTTTTCGTAAATGCTCAGCATTTGTCAACCGATTCGTATAAACTGGCTTTTGACATCCTGGAGAAAGCACATGTCGGAGTGACGCCCGGAATCGATTTTGGCGAAAATGGAGAAGGCTATTTGCGTTTTTCGTATGCCAATTCTCTTGAAAATATAATTGAAGGATTGAACCGATTAGAGAAATACATTCAGGAATTTAAAGGCTTGTAA
- a CDS encoding nitroreductase family protein: protein MELDKAIRNRYSVRSFTSEKVDRNIILEILEAARMAPSAVNYQPWHFIVITDPDKLADIYEVYHRAWFREAPACIVVCSDHSQSWKRKTDGKDFADVDAAIAIDHLVLKATDLGIGTCWVCNFDVEMTRKKLQLPENIEPIALIPLGYTTSEAPLKSRKSFSEMVHWEKFTSL from the coding sequence ATGGAACTCGATAAAGCAATAAGGAATCGTTATTCAGTCAGATCTTTTACCAGTGAAAAAGTTGACCGGAATATCATTTTGGAAATATTGGAAGCTGCACGAATGGCGCCATCGGCAGTAAATTATCAGCCGTGGCATTTTATTGTTATCACTGATCCTGATAAACTGGCTGATATTTATGAAGTGTACCATAGAGCTTGGTTTAGGGAAGCGCCTGCCTGTATTGTAGTTTGTTCAGATCACAGTCAATCATGGAAACGAAAAACTGATGGGAAAGATTTTGCTGATGTTGATGCTGCTATTGCAATTGATCATTTGGTTTTAAAGGCTACAGATTTAGGTATTGGCACTTGCTGGGTTTGTAATTTTGATGTTGAAATGACCCGAAAAAAGCTGCAATTGCCCGAAAATATTGAACCCATTGCTCTTATTCCATTGGGCTATACAACTTCAGAAGCTCCGCTAAAATCACGGAAATCTTTTTCTGAGATGGTACATTGGGAGAAATTTACAAGCCTTTAA